Proteins encoded within one genomic window of Pectobacterium araliae:
- a CDS encoding acyltransferase family protein — MKKVSKERFIGLEWLRFLLGCYVMIYHTVHIYPQRERIPFLSELTSMGFFATSTFFVLSGFLLAHVYIKDGRLREPVRQFWAKRFFNIYPIHIIALLSSIAVVTLMQWLAVPPEGQVASARFVIYDTNDPAADPETLRHYMTNAQLAFNGLLQVLMLQAWNPYFLTFNAPLWSLSTLFFFYLAFPLLAPRLLNSRHPWLWMGIVCLLYLLPPIWVIWQQQFGMPYTGLLQRGPIFRLPEFLAGILGYALFRHYRQKDRSPLSKGQRHSVALFIGINFLVATWLFTKGDAYWYFLLHNGLLLPAQVGLVCLSALAREPNSEWLRHWSPRLGAASLSIFALHVPLFNLFRTLEQLIRGNPMACFSDWDQCIAAAGQVQLSMTGYIIFLISTVTLCVLFQERIVFRVRTFLTSRFLSSKTSRTQRTA; from the coding sequence ATGAAGAAGGTCAGTAAGGAGCGATTTATCGGCCTGGAATGGTTACGATTTTTGCTCGGCTGCTATGTGATGATTTATCACACGGTTCACATTTATCCCCAGCGTGAACGTATTCCGTTCTTGAGCGAACTCACCAGTATGGGATTCTTCGCCACCAGCACGTTCTTTGTCCTGTCTGGCTTTTTGTTAGCGCATGTCTACATTAAGGACGGACGTCTACGTGAGCCTGTTCGCCAGTTCTGGGCTAAACGCTTCTTTAATATTTACCCTATCCATATCATTGCCCTGCTGTCTTCTATTGCCGTCGTCACGCTCATGCAGTGGCTGGCAGTGCCGCCAGAAGGACAAGTCGCCAGTGCGCGTTTCGTCATTTATGATACCAACGACCCCGCAGCCGACCCCGAAACGCTGCGCCATTACATGACAAATGCACAACTGGCATTCAACGGGTTATTGCAGGTACTGATGTTGCAGGCATGGAATCCTTACTTCCTCACCTTCAATGCCCCGTTATGGTCGCTTTCTACGCTGTTCTTTTTCTATCTGGCCTTTCCGCTGCTGGCTCCGCGTCTGTTGAACAGCCGTCATCCGTGGCTGTGGATGGGCATCGTCTGCTTGCTGTATCTGTTACCGCCGATTTGGGTGATCTGGCAGCAACAGTTCGGCATGCCGTACACCGGGCTGTTGCAACGTGGGCCGATCTTCCGTTTGCCGGAATTTTTGGCCGGGATTTTAGGCTATGCGCTGTTCCGTCATTATCGCCAGAAAGATCGCTCACCGTTAAGCAAGGGCCAACGTCACAGCGTTGCCCTGTTTATCGGTATAAATTTCCTCGTCGCGACCTGGCTATTCACGAAAGGTGACGCTTATTGGTATTTTCTGCTGCACAACGGTTTGCTGTTGCCCGCTCAGGTCGGTTTAGTGTGCCTCAGCGCATTGGCGCGTGAGCCTAACAGCGAGTGGCTGCGGCATTGGTCACCGCGACTGGGGGCGGCATCACTCTCCATCTTTGCGCTACATGTTCCGCTCTTCAATCTTTTCCGCACGTTGGAACAGCTGATACGCGGTAATCCGATGGCCTGTTTCAGCGATTGGGATCAGTGTATTGCCGCTGCCGGCCAAGTACAGCTGTCCATGACGGGCTATATCATTTTCCTGATCAGCACCGTGACGCTATGTGTTCTGTTCCAGGAACGAATCGTGTTCCGCGTAAGAACGTTCCTGACCTCACGTTTCCTTAGCAGTAAAACATCCCGCACGCAGCGTACCGCGTAG
- a CDS encoding NRAMP family divalent metal transporter yields MAAQDTENNTFAQSRRSSLIAAIFLMATSAIGPGFITQTATFTAMMGAAFAFGILASIVIDYVVQQNVWRVITTTRMRASDVANAALPGSGYVLSVLVILGGLAFNIGNIAGAGLGLNALLGLEPKWGGLISAAVAIYIFSSRRASTTVDRIMVLLGLMMIVLTFYVTVMSNPPVGEALRQSILPDEINFASITTIVGGTVGGYITYAGAHRLLDKGMVGVEHIKEVSAAATKGILVVGLMRFILFLAVLGVVASGVTLDISSQVANPASQAFQHATGSIGVRIFGLIFWAAALTSVIGAAYTSISFVTVFKQSMTERQRNLATIVFIVVSLVVYLSLGTTPASILVFVGGFNGLILPVGLSIFVYVGWKRADLMEGYHYPRWLLWLGLITCALTWYMGAMSFSAIFNFLKVV; encoded by the coding sequence ATGGCTGCGCAAGATACCGAAAACAATACATTCGCCCAGAGTCGACGTTCATCGCTGATTGCTGCGATCTTTCTGATGGCGACATCAGCAATAGGTCCTGGCTTTATTACACAAACTGCAACCTTTACTGCCATGATGGGGGCCGCATTTGCTTTCGGCATTTTGGCATCGATTGTGATTGATTATGTGGTGCAGCAAAATGTGTGGCGCGTTATTACCACGACGCGTATGCGTGCTTCGGATGTGGCTAATGCGGCGCTGCCAGGGAGTGGCTACGTTCTGTCGGTACTCGTTATTTTGGGGGGGCTGGCATTTAACATTGGTAACATTGCCGGTGCCGGTTTAGGGCTGAATGCATTGCTGGGGCTGGAGCCGAAATGGGGCGGATTGATCAGTGCAGCAGTGGCTATTTACATTTTCTCCTCACGCCGAGCCAGTACCACCGTTGACCGTATCATGGTGTTATTAGGTTTGATGATGATCGTATTGACGTTCTATGTCACGGTGATGTCGAACCCCCCAGTTGGCGAAGCCTTACGCCAGAGCATCCTGCCGGATGAGATTAACTTTGCCTCCATTACTACTATCGTTGGGGGAACGGTTGGGGGATACATCACCTATGCTGGCGCGCATCGACTGCTGGATAAAGGCATGGTCGGCGTGGAGCACATTAAAGAAGTGTCGGCGGCGGCGACGAAAGGCATTCTGGTGGTGGGATTAATGCGTTTCATCCTGTTTCTTGCCGTGCTGGGCGTGGTGGCAAGCGGCGTCACGTTGGATATCTCAAGTCAGGTTGCCAACCCCGCGTCTCAAGCTTTCCAACACGCAACCGGAAGTATTGGCGTAAGAATATTTGGTCTGATCTTTTGGGCTGCCGCGTTAACCAGCGTGATTGGTGCAGCCTACACCTCCATTTCCTTTGTCACCGTGTTTAAACAGTCGATGACAGAGCGTCAGCGAAATCTCGCCACTATCGTTTTTATCGTCGTTTCTTTGGTGGTGTATCTGTCTTTGGGGACAACACCAGCATCCATATTGGTGTTTGTCGGGGGATTTAATGGACTGATTTTGCCTGTTGGTTTATCCATTTTTGTCTATGTGGGATGGAAACGTGCTGATTTGATGGAGGGATATCATTACCCGCGCTGGTTGTTATGGCTGGGTCTGATTACGTGTGCATTGACGTGGTACATGGGCGCTATGTCCTTTAGTGCAATTTTTAATTTCCTGAAGGTCGTGTAA
- the narL gene encoding two-component system response regulator NarL produces the protein MINEDAATLLLIDDHPMLRNGVKQLISMDPELQVAGEASHGEQGVELAEQLDPDLILLDLNMPGMNGLETLNRLREKSLSGRIVVFSVSNHEDDVVNALKNGADGYLLKDMEPEDLLAALHQAASGKMVLSETLTPILAASLRESRHSSDRDIQQLTPRERDILKLLAQGLSNKVIARKLTITESTVKVHVKHLLKKMKLKSRVEAAVWVLQEKVI, from the coding sequence ATGATTAACGAAGACGCCGCCACTCTACTGCTGATTGATGACCACCCCATGTTGCGCAATGGCGTTAAACAACTCATCAGTATGGACCCAGAATTACAGGTGGCTGGTGAAGCCAGTCACGGCGAACAGGGTGTCGAACTCGCGGAGCAGTTGGATCCGGATTTGATTCTGCTTGATTTGAATATGCCCGGCATGAACGGTCTGGAAACGTTAAATCGTCTGCGGGAAAAATCACTGTCCGGCCGCATTGTCGTTTTTAGCGTATCTAACCATGAAGATGATGTGGTCAATGCCTTAAAAAATGGTGCCGATGGTTATTTGCTAAAAGATATGGAGCCGGAGGATTTATTAGCCGCGCTGCATCAGGCGGCATCAGGGAAAATGGTGCTGAGTGAAACATTAACACCGATTCTGGCCGCCAGCCTGCGTGAAAGCCGCCACAGTAGTGACCGGGATATTCAGCAGCTCACCCCACGCGAACGCGATATTTTGAAATTGCTGGCTCAGGGACTCTCCAATAAAGTGATTGCCCGTAAACTCACCATTACCGAAAGTACCGTTAAAGTTCACGTCAAACACCTGTTGAAGAAAATGAAGCTAAAATCGCGCGTTGAAGCGGCCGTCTGGGTATTGCAAGAAAAAGTCATTTAA
- a CDS encoding putative hydro-lyase gives MSALMKASQHAIDAARAARQTIRQGYDKPTAGMAPGMTQANMIALPRDWAFDFLLYAQRNPQSCPILDVIEEGGFHTILADGADLRTDIPRYRVWEHGKLVNEITDASALWQQHTDLVTFLIGCSFTFETPLSAAGIDIRHISAGCNVPMYKTNRLCRPAGRLQGELVVSMRPIPADRVADAVMITGRFPAVHGAPVHIGEPSLLGINDIMQPDFGDAVSIEPGEIPVFWACGVTPQAAVMKSGVPFALSHAPGHMFITDVPDAAWQR, from the coding sequence ATGAGCGCATTGATGAAAGCCAGTCAACACGCTATAGATGCCGCCAGAGCGGCCAGACAGACCATCCGTCAGGGTTATGATAAACCGACTGCGGGTATGGCTCCGGGGATGACTCAGGCCAATATGATCGCGCTGCCGCGAGACTGGGCCTTTGACTTTTTACTGTATGCGCAGCGGAATCCGCAAAGTTGCCCGATATTAGATGTGATAGAAGAAGGGGGTTTTCACACCATTCTGGCCGACGGTGCTGATTTGCGTACCGATATTCCTCGTTACCGGGTATGGGAACATGGCAAGCTGGTGAATGAAATCACCGATGCATCAGCGTTGTGGCAGCAACACACCGACTTAGTGACGTTCCTGATTGGCTGTAGCTTCACATTTGAAACGCCACTGTCTGCGGCTGGCATTGACATCCGACACATTAGTGCGGGTTGCAATGTGCCGATGTACAAAACCAATCGATTGTGCCGCCCGGCGGGACGCTTGCAGGGGGAACTCGTGGTCTCTATGCGCCCCATCCCTGCCGATCGCGTGGCCGATGCCGTGATGATCACGGGGCGTTTCCCCGCAGTACATGGTGCGCCGGTTCATATTGGCGAGCCTTCGTTGCTGGGCATTAACGATATTATGCAACCGGATTTTGGTGATGCCGTGAGTATTGAACCGGGAGAAATTCCCGTGTTCTGGGCGTGTGGCGTGACGCCGCAGGCTGCGGTAATGAAATCAGGAGTACCTTTTGCTCTCAGCCACGCGCCGGGACACATGTTTATCACGGACGTGCCAGACGCGGCCTGGCAGCGCTAG
- the narX gene encoding nitrate/nitrite two-component system sensor histidine kinase NarX, with amino-acid sequence MLKRFLLPLSLVNQVALLMLLLGLLGIAGMSVSSWMSQSIQGNAHAINKAGSLRMQSYRLLSMVPLSAENEIYLQELEEDETSSDLQQAVRREGLSEQFTALRVFWLESLQPHLRQATHSADASADVARFVQQLDDLVSAIDHKTEQRLMMVTLVQRIFIGIMFILLVTTFFYLRRRLLTPWQRLVSMAQAIGHGDFTQRVAINGHDEMSTLGQVLNSMSDELSAMYHSLEQRVAEKTADLQQKNELLSFLYRASRHLHTGAPLCSRLMPILNELPSLTPLRNIQLRLYEDNNQEQFHQFSDDSQLQPDHCPDNSCQSCGVQHKQEEQPGHPHCWDLHDKHGQYGVVLATLPDHTVLSHDQNQLLNTLLEQLTSTLALERQSTHQQQLMLMEERATIARELHDSIAQSLSCLKIQVSCLQMQGGDLPPTSQQLLTEMREELNTAYRQLRELLTTFRLKLSESGLLAALRASVDEFGKRLGYPIELHYRLPPQSVSAHQGIHVLQIVREALSNIYKHAQATQVDITLQLRQGYIELSVADNGIGIPDDASRANHYGLIIMRDRARGLHGECIVRRRPLGGTEVNVSFLSEYRHRLPLTGETHD; translated from the coding sequence ATGTTGAAACGTTTCCTGCTGCCGCTGTCGCTCGTCAATCAGGTTGCACTATTGATGCTGCTACTCGGTTTGCTGGGTATTGCTGGCATGTCGGTTTCCAGTTGGATGTCACAAAGCATCCAAGGGAACGCGCACGCCATTAATAAAGCAGGTTCACTGCGTATGCAAAGCTACCGTTTGCTATCGATGGTGCCGCTCTCTGCCGAGAATGAAATTTATCTGCAAGAACTGGAAGAAGACGAAACCAGTAGCGACCTTCAGCAGGCTGTGCGCCGGGAAGGGCTCAGTGAGCAATTCACTGCGTTGCGCGTTTTCTGGCTGGAAAGCCTGCAACCCCATCTGCGGCAAGCAACGCACTCCGCCGATGCCTCAGCCGATGTCGCCCGTTTTGTACAACAACTGGACGATCTGGTTTCCGCCATCGACCACAAAACCGAACAACGCCTGATGATGGTCACATTGGTGCAGCGCATCTTCATCGGCATCATGTTTATCCTGCTGGTCACCACATTCTTTTATTTGCGTCGTCGTCTATTAACCCCGTGGCAACGTCTGGTTTCGATGGCGCAGGCCATCGGACACGGCGATTTCACCCAGCGAGTGGCGATCAACGGTCACGATGAAATGAGCACGCTGGGACAGGTGCTTAACAGCATGTCGGATGAGCTTTCCGCGATGTACCACAGTCTGGAGCAGCGCGTAGCCGAGAAAACGGCTGACCTGCAACAAAAAAACGAGTTGCTCTCTTTTCTTTATCGCGCCAGCCGACACCTGCATACCGGTGCGCCGCTGTGCAGTCGATTGATGCCGATCCTGAACGAACTGCCCTCGTTAACACCGCTGCGCAATATTCAACTGCGACTGTATGAAGATAATAATCAGGAACAGTTTCATCAGTTTAGCGACGACAGTCAGTTACAGCCGGATCACTGCCCAGATAACAGTTGTCAGAGCTGCGGTGTGCAACATAAACAGGAAGAGCAGCCGGGTCACCCCCACTGCTGGGATCTGCACGATAAGCACGGCCAATATGGCGTCGTGTTGGCCACGTTGCCAGACCATACCGTGCTGAGCCACGATCAGAATCAGTTGCTAAACACGTTATTGGAACAGTTGACCAGCACGTTGGCGCTGGAGCGTCAGTCTACCCATCAACAACAGTTGATGCTGATGGAAGAGCGCGCCACCATTGCCCGCGAGCTGCACGACTCTATCGCACAGTCCCTCTCCTGCCTGAAAATTCAGGTGAGTTGTCTGCAAATGCAGGGCGGCGATTTGCCCCCTACGTCACAGCAGTTGCTGACAGAAATGCGCGAAGAGTTGAACACCGCCTACCGCCAACTGCGTGAACTGCTGACGACTTTCCGGCTGAAGCTTTCGGAATCCGGCTTACTTGCCGCGCTGCGGGCATCGGTCGATGAATTCGGTAAGCGGCTAGGGTATCCCATCGAGCTGCATTACCGTCTGCCGCCACAGTCGGTCTCTGCTCATCAAGGCATTCACGTTCTGCAAATTGTGCGTGAAGCCCTGAGTAATATTTATAAACACGCACAGGCCACGCAGGTCGATATCACGCTACAGCTGCGGCAGGGTTATATCGAACTTAGCGTGGCGGATAACGGCATCGGCATTCCTGATGATGCCAGCCGCGCCAACCACTATGGACTGATTATCATGCGCGACCGTGCTCGGGGTTTGCACGGCGAATGCATTGTTCGACGCCGGCCGCTGGGGGGAACAGAAGTGAACGTCAGCTTCCTCTCTGAATACCGTCACCGGCTACCATTAACAGGAGAAACACATGATTAA
- a CDS encoding GntR family transcriptional regulator, whose amino-acid sequence MKKDAPVQMLGEKTAEIIRQKIIIGELAPGMRLSEASLSELLSISRNTLREVFRILTLEGLLCYEPNRGVYVAIPDIAAIIDIYRIRKLIECDALTHAYPLHPAATQMEAAVLEARQYSKEGNWIRVGTANMKFHTAIVALADSERLTRLYRHISAELRLAFGHLDDPELLYAPYIEKNANILALLNSGQNALAAQTLADYLDLSERTLLAAYTRHKQTAR is encoded by the coding sequence ATGAAGAAAGACGCGCCCGTACAAATGCTGGGTGAGAAAACCGCCGAAATTATTCGCCAGAAAATTATCATCGGCGAACTCGCTCCAGGTATGCGTCTTTCCGAGGCTTCACTGAGTGAGCTACTGTCCATTTCGCGCAATACACTGCGTGAAGTCTTTAGGATACTGACGCTAGAAGGGTTGCTGTGTTATGAGCCCAATCGTGGCGTTTATGTCGCGATCCCTGATATCGCCGCAATCATTGATATTTATCGCATACGCAAACTGATTGAATGTGATGCGCTAACGCACGCCTATCCGCTCCATCCTGCCGCGACACAAATGGAAGCCGCCGTGTTGGAAGCCCGGCAGTATAGTAAAGAAGGGAACTGGATCCGCGTCGGTACCGCGAATATGAAATTTCATACGGCTATCGTGGCGCTTGCTGATAGTGAACGCCTGACCCGACTATATCGTCATATCTCTGCGGAGCTTCGTCTGGCTTTTGGTCATTTAGACGACCCTGAATTACTTTACGCGCCCTACATTGAAAAGAATGCCAACATACTTGCGCTGCTGAATAGCGGACAGAATGCACTGGCAGCACAGACGCTGGCGGACTACCTTGATCTTTCAGAACGGACGCTGCTTGCAGCCTATACGCGCCATAAGCAAACTGCCCGATAA
- a CDS encoding urea amidolyase family protein, with translation MRFLPVNLSSFLVELANLNETLALFDSLSEQPIYGIDEVIPAARTLLIRFQPVVVSSSVLARQISQRERVRVPSASPQQVTVPVYYNGEDLHDVAEHLGIRLSDVIARHTDALWSVAFTGFAPGFAYMVSHGSSWQVPRRPTPRTRIPAGSVALAGEFSGIYPQASPGGWQLIGHTPLKMWDLHRQQPALLLPGTQVRFVDAASETRVISLPPATPAAEAQTKTTPISLTVLSSGLQTLYQDLGRPGQAAMGVGESGAMDKAALRNANRVVGNPVTHTCLEVVQGGFRARVQGELLLCVTGAPCEITLKTASGDTMMMACYQPLDLRDGDEISLRGLATGLRSYLAVRGGFQVDAILGSCAFDSLAQVGPLPLKTGDVLNIGGAEGCTSVQCGILPPTSLPASGDVVTLDIVFGPRTDWFTDEGMALLTSQTWRVTPQSNRIGLRLSGSQTLTRSQHQELPSEGTCCGAIQVPASGQPVLFLNDHPLTGGYPVIAAVADYHLDLAGQIPPGALIRFNAVRPFHDINESEIFDEHHF, from the coding sequence GTGCGCTTTTTACCGGTCAACTTGAGCAGTTTCCTTGTTGAGTTAGCGAATCTGAATGAGACGCTAGCGCTTTTTGATTCCTTATCTGAGCAGCCGATTTATGGCATCGACGAGGTGATTCCGGCCGCCAGAACGCTGCTTATCCGGTTTCAACCTGTGGTCGTTTCGTCCAGCGTATTAGCGAGACAGATTAGCCAGCGTGAACGAGTGCGTGTGCCGTCTGCAAGCCCACAGCAAGTCACGGTGCCTGTGTATTACAACGGCGAGGATCTGCACGATGTAGCGGAGCACCTCGGTATTCGCCTATCGGATGTCATTGCACGCCATACTGATGCTCTCTGGAGCGTGGCATTTACCGGCTTTGCGCCAGGGTTTGCTTATATGGTTTCTCATGGCTCATCGTGGCAGGTGCCACGCCGACCTACACCACGTACTCGAATTCCGGCAGGTTCCGTAGCCCTGGCGGGAGAGTTCAGCGGTATTTACCCTCAGGCCAGCCCCGGAGGCTGGCAGCTTATTGGCCATACTCCGCTGAAAATGTGGGATCTGCATCGGCAGCAGCCAGCGCTCTTACTGCCGGGGACTCAAGTTCGTTTTGTGGATGCGGCAAGTGAGACCCGTGTGATCAGCCTGCCTCCGGCCACACCAGCGGCAGAAGCTCAAACGAAAACCACACCGATCAGCCTGACTGTGCTCTCCAGCGGGCTACAAACCTTGTATCAAGATTTGGGAAGGCCTGGGCAGGCAGCAATGGGCGTCGGCGAATCCGGGGCGATGGACAAGGCGGCGCTGCGTAATGCGAACCGCGTGGTGGGTAATCCTGTCACGCATACGTGCCTTGAAGTCGTGCAAGGCGGGTTCCGCGCACGGGTACAGGGCGAATTGTTACTCTGCGTGACGGGAGCGCCTTGCGAAATAACGCTAAAGACAGCCTCCGGTGACACGATGATGATGGCGTGCTATCAACCCCTTGATTTGCGTGATGGGGATGAAATCTCCCTGCGGGGGTTGGCAACGGGACTGCGTAGCTATCTTGCTGTGCGTGGCGGGTTTCAGGTTGATGCCATCCTGGGAAGTTGTGCTTTTGACAGTCTAGCTCAAGTCGGTCCATTACCGTTGAAAACTGGAGATGTGCTGAACATTGGGGGGGCAGAAGGGTGTACCTCGGTACAGTGTGGGATATTACCCCCAACATCGCTGCCTGCATCGGGTGACGTTGTCACTTTGGATATTGTCTTTGGCCCAAGAACGGACTGGTTTACCGATGAGGGGATGGCGCTTTTGACGTCACAAACGTGGCGGGTTACGCCGCAATCTAACCGTATTGGCCTGCGTTTATCAGGAAGCCAAACGTTAACACGTAGCCAGCATCAGGAATTACCCAGTGAAGGAACATGCTGTGGTGCTATTCAGGTACCCGCTAGCGGTCAACCCGTTCTGTTCCTGAACGACCACCCGCTTACGGGGGGCTATCCGGTGATTGCCGCTGTTGCTGATTATCACCTTGATTTGGCTGGACAAATCCCACCGGGCGCACTTATCCGGTTTAATGCCGTTCGTCCGTTTCATGACATTAATGAGAGTGAGATCTTTGATGAGCACCATTTCTAA
- a CDS encoding NarK family nitrate/nitrite MFS transporter, producing the protein MTQPSSPEQVSQSTLIREWNPENATLWQSGGQRIAQRNLWISVPCLLLSFCVWMIFSTVAVNLNKVGFSFTTDQLFLLTALPSVSGALLRIPYSFVIPLVGGRRWTTLSTLILVIPCIWLGFVVQNPQTPYRVFVTISLLCGFAGANFASSMANISFFFPKARQGSALGINGGLGNLGVSVMQLLVPVVIFLPLLGFSSNGVVQPDGHQIWLHHAAWMWVPFLIIAATAAWFGMNDLSTANASIRKQLPVLKQMHLWVLSFLYLSTFGSFIGFSAGFGMLSRTQFPDIVILYYAFFGPLLGALARPVGGMLSDRFGGVKVTLINFILMAIFSVLLFLSLPSANSAGSFGMFFGIFMMLFLTAGLGSGSTFQMIAVIFRKLTGDRVKAQGGSDADAQSSAATDTAAALGFISAIGAIGGFFIPQAFGMSLELTGSPTGAMKVFVVCYVVCVLVTWLFYARKKS; encoded by the coding sequence ATGACGCAGCCTTCATCACCCGAACAAGTATCGCAAAGCACGCTGATAAGGGAATGGAATCCTGAAAATGCAACATTATGGCAATCTGGTGGACAACGGATTGCACAGCGTAATCTTTGGATCTCCGTACCGTGCCTGCTGTTGTCGTTTTGTGTCTGGATGATTTTCAGTACCGTGGCGGTTAACCTAAATAAGGTCGGGTTTAGTTTTACCACAGACCAGTTATTTTTGCTTACCGCGCTGCCTTCCGTCTCTGGCGCGCTGTTGCGGATTCCATACTCCTTCGTGATCCCGCTGGTCGGTGGCCGCCGTTGGACGACGCTGAGTACCCTTATCCTGGTTATCCCGTGTATCTGGCTCGGGTTTGTCGTACAGAATCCGCAAACGCCTTACCGCGTTTTTGTTACGATTTCTCTGCTGTGTGGTTTCGCGGGGGCAAATTTCGCGTCCAGCATGGCGAACATTAGCTTCTTCTTCCCCAAAGCACGTCAGGGTAGTGCGTTAGGCATTAACGGCGGATTGGGCAACCTCGGTGTGAGCGTGATGCAACTGCTGGTGCCAGTGGTGATCTTCCTGCCGCTTTTGGGTTTCTCCAGTAATGGTGTGGTTCAGCCCGACGGTCACCAGATTTGGCTGCACCATGCTGCCTGGATGTGGGTACCGTTTTTGATTATTGCTGCAACCGCTGCCTGGTTTGGCATGAACGATCTGTCGACGGCTAATGCATCGATACGCAAACAGTTGCCAGTGTTGAAGCAAATGCACCTGTGGGTACTCAGCTTTCTGTATTTGTCCACCTTTGGTTCATTTATCGGTTTTTCAGCAGGTTTCGGCATGCTATCCAGAACGCAGTTTCCCGATATCGTGATCCTGTACTACGCGTTCTTTGGCCCGCTGCTGGGCGCGTTGGCGCGCCCGGTTGGTGGAATGCTGTCTGATCGCTTTGGCGGTGTGAAGGTCACGCTGATTAACTTCATCCTAATGGCAATTTTCTCGGTGTTACTGTTCCTATCTCTGCCGAGTGCGAATTCTGCGGGTTCATTCGGGATGTTCTTTGGCATCTTCATGATGCTGTTCCTGACGGCGGGTCTGGGGAGTGGTTCAACGTTCCAGATGATCGCGGTTATTTTCCGTAAATTAACGGGAGATCGGGTTAAGGCTCAGGGGGGAAGTGATGCGGATGCACAGAGTTCTGCGGCCACAGATACCGCCGCGGCGCTGGGCTTTATTTCGGCGATTGGCGCTATCGGCGGCTTCTTCATTCCTCAGGCCTTTGGGATGTCGCTGGAATTAACGGGTTCACCAACCGGCGCCATGAAAGTGTTTGTGGTGTGCTACGTGGTGTGTGTTCTGGTGACGTGGCTGTTTTATGCCAGAAAGAAATCATAA
- a CDS encoding 5-oxoprolinase subunit PxpA codes for MPKQIDLNSDLGESFGQWQMGDDTAILELVSSANIACGFHAGSPAGIRETLRAAHLRGVSVGAHVGYPDLVGFGRRAMDIASDELTADVIYQLGALQGLAKSVGTTVRYVKPHGALYNTIAHDERQALAVIEAIFAYDTQLPLVGLAGSPILQLAQQKGLKTVAEAFADRAYHSDGRLVSRREKGAVLHDPEQVAQRMLQMVTDGGVTSIEGDFTPVQADSICVHGDSPGAIAMADQVRVLLEANGITIRSFLNS; via the coding sequence ATGCCAAAACAAATTGATTTAAATAGCGATTTGGGTGAAAGCTTCGGCCAATGGCAAATGGGCGATGACACTGCGATCCTTGAACTGGTGAGTAGTGCAAACATTGCCTGCGGTTTCCATGCCGGCTCGCCTGCTGGCATTCGTGAAACACTGCGCGCTGCCCATCTGCGTGGTGTCAGCGTTGGTGCGCATGTTGGTTATCCCGATTTGGTTGGCTTTGGCCGACGAGCGATGGATATTGCCAGCGATGAATTAACCGCTGATGTGATTTATCAACTGGGTGCATTGCAAGGATTGGCTAAATCGGTGGGAACGACGGTACGTTACGTCAAGCCTCACGGCGCTTTATACAATACCATTGCTCACGATGAACGTCAGGCGTTAGCCGTTATCGAGGCAATTTTTGCCTACGATACGCAGTTGCCATTAGTCGGGCTGGCCGGTTCACCCATCCTCCAGTTAGCACAGCAGAAGGGATTGAAAACGGTCGCTGAGGCGTTCGCCGACCGTGCCTATCATTCCGATGGACGTCTGGTTTCACGCCGTGAAAAAGGGGCGGTTCTGCATGATCCAGAACAGGTCGCACAACGGATGCTGCAAATGGTGACTGACGGCGGCGTCACGTCGATTGAAGGGGACTTCACACCGGTTCAGGCGGACTCCATCTGCGTGCATGGGGATAGCCCTGGCGCCATAGCGATGGCGGATCAGGTTCGTGTTTTGCTGGAAGCAAACGGCATCACCATTCGCTCTTTTCTGAATTCATAA